In one Salvelinus fontinalis isolate EN_2023a chromosome 16, ASM2944872v1, whole genome shotgun sequence genomic region, the following are encoded:
- the LOC129812866 gene encoding rho-related GTP-binding protein RhoV-like, which produces MQAPDAFQEKHNEPIISCMLVGDGAVGKTSMIISYISNGYPNEYRQTAFDVFTGLVRVDGIPVQIQLMDTAGQEEFDNFRSMCYNQIDVFILCFSVVNPVSFHNITSKWIPQIRTFNSASPIILVGTQSDLRHDVSILIHLDQLRVKPVVNSQARRLAEKIRAHDYVECSALTQKNLKEAFDSAIFAAIKHKACEKAKKLKLFDRAKTFSSVGWKKLFCFM; this is translated from the exons ATGCAGGCCCCTGATGCTTTTCAAGAAAAGCACAATGAGCCAATCATTAGTTGTATGTTGGTTGGGGATGGTGCTGTGGGGAAAACCAGCATGATTATAAGTTACATCTCAAATGGATACCCAAACGAATACCGTCAGACGGCCTTTGACGTCTTCACCG GATTGGTTAGAGTAGATGGGATTCCAGTACAAATCCAGTTGATGGACACTGCAGGACAG GAGGAGTTTGATAATTTTCGCTCCATGTGTTACAATCAAATAGATGTCTTCATCCTTTGCTTCAGTGTTGTCAACCCAGTGTCTTTCCACAACATCACTTCAAAATGGATCCCACAGATCCGCACCTTCAATTCTGCTTCACCCATCATTTTAGTGGGGACCCAGTCTGACCTCCGGCATGATGTTAGCATCCTTATCCATCTGGACCAGCTGAGGGTCAAGCCAGTGGTGAACTCCCAGGCCAGGCGTCTAGCAGAGAAGATCAGAGCCCACGACTATGTGGAGTGTTCCGCACTGACCCAGAAGAACCTCAAAGAAGCATTTGACTCTGCTATCTTTGCTGCCATCAAGCACAAGGCCTGTGAGAAAGCAAAGAAGCTCAAACTATTTGATCGTGCAAAGACTTTTTCTAGTGTGGGGTGGAAGAAGTTATTCTGCTTCATGTGA